The following proteins come from a genomic window of Streptomyces sp. GS7:
- a CDS encoding DUF4142 domain-containing protein: protein MEDTMRMNRPCGTAVATMALAMAGLTVPATAAAPVTGPDATFLKTIHQGNLAEIATSKDAQKHTTSTCVKLVAAMFVRDHTKFDAQVVALAHSKGITLPSATPAAQQKQLTTLKSLHGKRDYNRVWLQGQYTSHQQVLALIDKEVSSGKDTKIRATARAARPTVAKHLQAVSGGICHTGKATTGTRS from the coding sequence GTGGAGGACACCATGCGAATGAACCGCCCGTGCGGCACAGCCGTCGCAACCATGGCACTCGCCATGGCCGGACTCACCGTTCCAGCCACGGCGGCAGCCCCGGTCACCGGACCCGACGCCACCTTCCTCAAGACGATCCACCAGGGCAACCTCGCCGAGATCGCCACCTCCAAGGATGCCCAGAAGCACACCACCAGCACCTGTGTGAAACTGGTGGCGGCCATGTTCGTGCGCGACCACACCAAGTTCGATGCGCAGGTTGTGGCGCTGGCCCACAGCAAGGGCATCACCCTACCCTCCGCGACACCAGCCGCCCAGCAGAAACAGCTCACCACGCTGAAGTCCCTGCACGGTAAGCGGGACTACAACCGGGTGTGGTTGCAGGGCCAGTACACGAGCCACCAGCAGGTCCTCGCGCTGATCGACAAGGAAGTGTCCTCCGGCAAGGACACCAAGATCCGCGCGACCGCCCGGGCCGCCCGTCCCACGGTGGCCAAGCACCTCCAGGCGGTCAGTGGCGGAATCTGCCACACCGGCAAGGCAACGACAGGCACCCGATCCTGA
- a CDS encoding PP2C family protein-serine/threonine phosphatase, with the protein MIPVSDLPPASAGRGTAVDENRLDELIIEAQTALPFELPPLANRCAAALGLDAALIYLVDLQQRLLIPLDEVSEPLRVDRSTAGWAYRTLAPRVAEADGGVVVWLPLVDGAERLGVLAVRTASLDGVRMRRSRMLAYLFAMLITSKRAYSDWLAGLARTATMRLPTEMLRAFLPPHSVGSSRCVSTAVLEPAYDVAGDAYDHSVVKDVLHTMILDSMGHDLVSGLTTSVAMAAARNARRSGGELTDVVGSVDQALAQWLPDHFCTGVLCRLDAVTGVLQWVNCGHPPPLLIRAERVLNGVLDSPPQPPIGLAGQLAPAARQVHETTLEPGDCVLLYTDGVVEARDEDGAEFGLDRFTDFIIRSSAAGQLPAEVLRLLIHAILDYQRNQLRDDATILLFEWRPQYR; encoded by the coding sequence GTGATCCCCGTGTCGGACCTACCGCCCGCGTCCGCCGGCCGCGGCACTGCCGTCGATGAGAATCGGCTGGACGAGCTGATCATCGAGGCACAGACGGCCCTGCCGTTCGAACTGCCCCCCCTGGCGAACCGGTGCGCCGCGGCCCTCGGCCTGGACGCCGCGCTGATCTACCTCGTCGACCTGCAACAACGGCTGCTCATCCCGCTCGACGAGGTATCGGAGCCGCTGCGGGTGGACCGCTCGACGGCCGGCTGGGCGTACCGCACGCTCGCCCCGCGGGTGGCCGAGGCCGACGGCGGCGTGGTCGTCTGGCTGCCGTTGGTCGACGGTGCGGAGCGGCTGGGCGTGCTGGCGGTGCGGACCGCCTCGCTCGACGGGGTGCGGATGCGCCGCAGCAGGATGCTGGCCTATCTGTTCGCCATGCTGATCACCTCCAAGCGCGCCTACAGCGACTGGCTCGCCGGCCTCGCCCGCACCGCCACCATGCGGTTGCCCACCGAGATGCTGCGGGCCTTCCTGCCGCCCCACAGCGTCGGCAGCAGCAGGTGCGTCTCGACCGCGGTCCTGGAACCGGCGTACGACGTCGCCGGCGACGCCTACGACCACTCGGTGGTCAAGGACGTGCTGCACACCATGATCCTCGACTCCATGGGGCACGATCTGGTCTCCGGCCTGACCACCTCGGTCGCCATGGCGGCGGCACGGAACGCCCGCCGCAGCGGTGGCGAACTGACCGACGTCGTCGGCTCCGTCGACCAGGCGCTCGCCCAGTGGCTGCCCGACCACTTCTGCACCGGCGTGCTGTGCCGGCTCGACGCGGTCACCGGGGTGCTGCAATGGGTCAACTGCGGTCACCCGCCGCCGCTGCTGATCCGTGCCGAGCGGGTGCTCAACGGCGTGCTGGACAGCCCCCCGCAGCCGCCGATCGGCCTGGCCGGCCAACTCGCCCCGGCAGCCCGGCAGGTCCACGAGACAACACTGGAACCGGGTGACTGCGTCCTGCTCTACACCGACGGTGTCGTGGAGGCACGCGACGAAGACGGTGCGGAGTTCGGCCTCGACCGGTTCACCGACTTCATCATCCGTTCCTCCGCCGCCGGCCAGCTCCCGGCCGAGGTGCTGCGGCTGCTCATCCACGCCATCCTCGATTATCAGCGCAACCAACTGCGGGACGACGCGACCATCCTGCTCTTCGAATGGCGCCCGCAGTACCGGTGA
- a CDS encoding type I polyketide synthase produces MSQRPGPYLEGALAIVGVSCRLPGGIAGMASLWAALCEGKDLVTEMPADRFDADRFVDTSMPRAGKSYTAAGGFLDDIAGFDAGYFGISPKEAAHMDPQHRLLLELTAEALDDAAIAPALLAGSDTAVYIGISDASYGALQMLQPWAISPYTMSGAASSIAANRLSHAFDLHGPSMAVDTACSSSLVALDRACHTLWEGTSRMALCGGANILLSPYHYVGFSQASMLSERGRCAAFSADSDGFVRAEGGGMVLLKRLADALADGDRVHGVVLGSGSNSDGRTLGLSLPNPQAQEDLLRRVYADFGVHPDELVYFEAHGTGTLAGDPMEAQAIGQALGIRRITGPLPIGSVKTNVGHLEPASGMAGLCKALLVLQHRTIPASLHAPVPNPHIDFTGLGIELVTENRALKEAARPVVGVNSFGFGGANAHTILTDAPPPAVPRPCAPPPEGLPILVTARTPQALAEATSRMAHHLRTVDPEGLYDLAYTSCLRRGRHEHRTAVLAHTPQEAANRLTRIAEHGSGPTAEAVHSGRVVFVFSGNGSQWPGMGADLLTDDPVFRAAVASVDDELVPRLGWSVAEEMARPREDWRLAATEVAQPLLLAVQLGVVAVLRSQGVEPAMVLGHSVGEVAAAHTAGALTLAQAAEVIAVRSRAQAATAGSGRMAALGLGAEQAEEALRPYAGRLEIAGINSGRDVTVAGSAEAIAELGDDLARREVFCRDLGLDYAFHSRAMDNRRAAITDALTALEPGLAAVPLYSTVTGARIAGMDLDAAYWWRNVREPVLFAAAVEDALDDGADIFVEIGPHPVLRSSLRRIAAGRPRTTTAVLPTLHREADGPGDLATTRATLLAAGAATDWNRYFPRPGRVVGLPAYPWQRERHWGGGKDLWTRNGPLDHPLLGAKVAAPMPLWSGAVEPVLVPWLTDHRVAGSVVMPATGYVEMALAAGRLALDAPVETEHLDITSALVIPWDNPSRTHVQVSLNLDDGTLSVSSSDEHDGEPRRHARARVRRLVASRPAPVDLDATRGRCRQPVTAEQHYTRCADAGLGYGPAFQVLTDLAVGDREVLAHYTHDTPGAPWTVHPALLDGALQAGVPLLAERLAEGQAYLPAVIGSVRVWATPAPSGTFVVKERSRTADEVCWDITVTDPDGTVTVQMQGCRLRRFTAAHRTPLTVQHTVLRAAPHDDQPCAPVPLPSPQRIASACAGTMAELCTDMRALGYEKSVPLLTERFLAALARTVCDLLPDPMAAFTEHDLVSWGLDDRHRHLWALLKPSLRRRGILVTDEDGRHRLAAPLDTAVPSSRGAGEPAPACVVEQALASQQIQRLPEVLLGHQDPMELLADDAAVRTLEQFYDTAPYCRFHNRLAQALLREIVQAWPADRPLRVLEVGAGTGGTTAALLPLLPADRTHYCFTDVSPGFFPRAKARFGAYDFVDYRTLDLDADPAEQAFTLQGFDIVIAANSLHTARDLGAALHRVANLLAPRGALLAVEVHDPEVLAPFFGTLESFYSHRDTELRPHSLLLPRDQWPALLEECGFEDVVQAGYDQVPARDYGSVLLARVAATGSDPNTAPLTLRLPEDRSNTTFLVAAESPDAQALADALVSTVTAAGATATEPFPMTETAAGWDAHLATARQSEGSGTLAVVLVFGEAAEDAPDAVLARAARRAETIRTCAVVCDRLREGLRPELWLVTHPSGVAPLKAEVPQPADAVLWGLGRCLANELPGLHCRRLALHRTGVTGDDARRLAQELFRPSDEDEVVLTPQGGFVLREQNRPAAVPTREDLAFALKVRDAGLSYRLAWQEIEPREPGPGEVLVEVRAAALNYRDIMQSVGLLPAEATEETTSEDGPGLECAGTVVACGPGVTALKAGDRVAGLAAASLASHTVARADALWPVPDDMTCTEAATMPVAFATVHYSLVTLARIQAGETLLVHGAAGGVGLAALQYATACGAHVIATAGSSLKRDFLRQLGIPHVLDSRSLDFVEQVEEITHGRGVDVVLNSLAGEAITRSLELLRPGGRFLELGKRDIYENKPLLLRPFRNNIAFFGVDLTKALDSPAHLESLRRDLKSATLREAWRPLPHSVFPAARVADAFALLQHSRHIGKVVVAFDPLDEPPLVERRPRAPRLDPDGTYLISGGTGGFGAATAHWLADLGARHLTLVSRRGRDAPECEACLAALRERGISATAYAADVTDLAAMEEVVARLDATGHPLRGVVHSAMHLDDELLVDLDAERMTAVMAPKIGGAAVLDALTRDRSCDLFLLYSSGTAVIGNVKQAPYAAGNLYLQALVRSRRRKGLPGLAIAWGALAETGYVARNELVSSLASVGLQTIRPAEAFAQAEHLLQADADVAGVGRFDCGRAAVLLPMMASPRLAGLVPPGTASGAPSREDLLRKLGQMTQAEALEYITDTLARMLAGVLQMDATQIDPHHRVDAYGLDSLMGAELLVQLQQHYEVQIPPMELLRNANSSIADIAQMVYLRLGLARSTEAPALPPPRAADAQAQLPAPHPDQPVPKTDSPPVAT; encoded by the coding sequence ATGAGCCAGCGCCCAGGCCCCTACCTCGAAGGTGCCCTCGCGATCGTCGGCGTGTCCTGTCGTCTACCTGGTGGTATCGCAGGAATGGCGAGCCTGTGGGCCGCTCTGTGCGAGGGGAAGGATCTCGTCACCGAGATGCCCGCGGACCGGTTCGACGCGGACCGCTTCGTGGACACCTCGATGCCGCGGGCCGGCAAGAGCTACACCGCCGCCGGAGGCTTCCTGGACGACATCGCGGGCTTCGACGCCGGGTACTTCGGGATCTCCCCGAAGGAAGCGGCGCACATGGACCCGCAGCACCGACTGCTGCTGGAGCTGACCGCGGAGGCGCTGGACGACGCGGCGATCGCCCCGGCGCTGCTGGCAGGCTCCGACACAGCCGTCTACATCGGCATCTCCGACGCCTCCTACGGCGCCCTGCAGATGCTCCAACCATGGGCCATCAGCCCGTACACGATGTCGGGGGCGGCTTCCTCCATCGCGGCCAACCGGCTCTCCCACGCCTTCGACCTGCACGGCCCGAGCATGGCGGTGGACACCGCGTGCTCGTCGTCGCTGGTGGCTCTGGACCGTGCCTGCCACACGCTGTGGGAGGGAACGAGCCGCATGGCGCTGTGCGGCGGAGCGAACATCCTGCTCTCGCCGTACCACTACGTCGGCTTCTCCCAGGCGTCGATGCTCTCCGAACGCGGCAGATGCGCCGCGTTCTCCGCGGACTCCGACGGTTTCGTCCGCGCGGAGGGCGGCGGCATGGTGCTGCTCAAGCGCCTGGCCGACGCGCTGGCCGACGGAGACCGCGTGCACGGAGTGGTCCTGGGCAGCGGCAGCAACAGCGACGGACGCACGCTGGGCCTGTCGCTGCCCAACCCGCAGGCACAGGAGGACCTGCTGCGCCGGGTGTACGCGGACTTCGGGGTGCACCCGGACGAACTGGTCTACTTCGAAGCACACGGCACCGGAACCCTCGCGGGCGACCCGATGGAGGCCCAGGCCATCGGCCAGGCCCTCGGCATCCGGCGCATCACCGGCCCGCTGCCGATCGGTTCGGTCAAGACGAACGTGGGCCACCTCGAACCCGCCTCCGGTATGGCGGGGCTGTGCAAAGCCCTGCTGGTTCTGCAGCACCGCACCATCCCCGCCTCCCTGCACGCCCCCGTTCCGAATCCGCACATCGACTTCACGGGACTGGGCATCGAGCTGGTCACCGAGAACCGTGCCCTCAAGGAGGCGGCACGTCCGGTCGTCGGCGTCAACTCCTTCGGCTTCGGGGGCGCCAACGCGCACACCATCCTGACCGATGCCCCTCCCCCGGCCGTTCCACGACCGTGCGCGCCACCCCCCGAAGGCTTGCCCATCCTGGTGACGGCCCGCACCCCTCAGGCGCTGGCCGAGGCGACTTCCCGCATGGCGCATCACCTCAGGACGGTGGATCCGGAGGGCCTCTACGACCTCGCCTACACATCCTGCCTGCGCCGGGGCAGGCACGAGCACCGCACGGCCGTCCTCGCTCACACTCCGCAGGAGGCCGCGAACAGGCTCACCCGGATCGCCGAGCACGGCTCCGGTCCGACCGCCGAGGCGGTGCACAGCGGCCGGGTGGTGTTCGTGTTCTCCGGCAACGGTTCGCAGTGGCCCGGCATGGGCGCGGATCTGCTCACCGACGACCCGGTCTTCCGCGCGGCCGTCGCGTCGGTGGACGACGAACTGGTGCCCCGGCTGGGCTGGTCGGTGGCCGAGGAAATGGCCCGACCGCGCGAAGACTGGCGGCTTGCGGCGACCGAGGTGGCACAACCGCTGTTGCTCGCCGTGCAGTTGGGCGTCGTCGCCGTGCTGCGGTCCCAGGGGGTGGAACCGGCGATGGTGCTCGGCCACAGCGTGGGTGAGGTGGCAGCCGCCCACACGGCCGGCGCCCTCACCCTGGCCCAGGCCGCCGAGGTCATCGCGGTGCGCAGCCGCGCCCAGGCGGCCACCGCGGGATCCGGCCGGATGGCGGCATTGGGCCTGGGCGCCGAGCAGGCGGAGGAGGCGCTGAGGCCTTACGCGGGCAGGCTTGAGATCGCAGGCATCAACAGCGGCAGGGACGTGACGGTCGCCGGATCGGCCGAGGCCATCGCAGAACTCGGCGACGACCTGGCCAGGCGCGAGGTCTTCTGCCGCGACCTCGGACTCGACTACGCCTTCCACAGCCGGGCCATGGACAACCGGCGCGCGGCCATCACCGACGCCCTCACCGCACTGGAACCCGGCCTCGCCGCGGTGCCGTTGTACTCCACGGTGACCGGCGCACGCATCGCCGGCATGGACCTGGACGCCGCCTACTGGTGGCGCAACGTCCGCGAGCCGGTCCTGTTCGCCGCGGCCGTCGAGGATGCCCTGGACGACGGCGCGGACATCTTCGTGGAGATCGGCCCACACCCCGTCCTGCGTTCCTCTCTACGCCGCATCGCGGCCGGCCGGCCGCGGACGACCACCGCCGTACTGCCGACGCTGCACCGCGAAGCCGACGGGCCGGGAGACCTGGCGACCACCCGCGCCACCCTGCTCGCCGCCGGGGCGGCCACCGACTGGAACCGGTACTTCCCCCGCCCGGGCCGGGTCGTCGGCCTGCCCGCCTATCCATGGCAACGGGAACGGCACTGGGGCGGCGGCAAAGACCTGTGGACCCGCAACGGGCCGTTGGATCACCCGCTGCTCGGTGCCAAGGTTGCCGCCCCCATGCCCCTGTGGTCCGGGGCCGTCGAACCGGTCCTGGTGCCGTGGCTCACCGATCACCGGGTGGCCGGCTCCGTCGTCATGCCCGCCACCGGCTACGTGGAGATGGCCCTCGCGGCCGGCCGTCTCGCGCTCGACGCACCGGTCGAGACGGAGCACTTGGACATCACCAGCGCGCTGGTGATCCCTTGGGACAACCCCTCCCGCACTCATGTACAGGTGTCGCTGAACCTCGACGACGGCACGCTGTCGGTCTCCAGCAGCGACGAGCACGACGGCGAACCACGCCGCCACGCCCGCGCCCGCGTCCGGCGACTCGTCGCGTCCCGCCCGGCCCCCGTCGATCTGGACGCCACTCGCGGCCGGTGCCGGCAGCCCGTGACAGCTGAGCAGCACTACACCCGCTGCGCGGACGCCGGCCTCGGATACGGTCCGGCTTTCCAGGTCCTGACCGACCTGGCCGTCGGCGACCGCGAAGTCCTGGCCCACTACACCCACGACACCCCGGGAGCTCCGTGGACCGTCCATCCCGCGCTCCTCGACGGCGCGCTGCAGGCGGGCGTTCCCCTACTGGCCGAGCGGCTGGCGGAGGGACAGGCATACCTGCCGGCCGTGATCGGCTCCGTACGCGTGTGGGCCACGCCCGCCCCGTCCGGCACCTTCGTGGTGAAGGAACGGTCCCGCACCGCCGACGAGGTGTGCTGGGACATCACCGTCACGGATCCCGACGGCACCGTCACGGTGCAGATGCAGGGCTGCCGCCTGCGGCGGTTCACCGCCGCGCACCGCACCCCGCTCACCGTGCAGCACACGGTGCTCCGCGCGGCCCCGCACGACGACCAGCCCTGCGCCCCGGTGCCCCTGCCCTCGCCGCAACGGATCGCCTCCGCCTGCGCAGGCACCATGGCCGAACTGTGCACGGACATGCGGGCCTTGGGCTACGAGAAGTCCGTGCCCCTCCTCACCGAGAGATTCCTCGCGGCGCTGGCCCGCACCGTCTGCGATCTCCTGCCCGATCCGATGGCTGCCTTCACCGAACACGACCTGGTGTCCTGGGGCCTGGATGACCGACACCGGCACCTGTGGGCGCTGCTGAAGCCGTCGCTGCGGCGCCGCGGCATCCTTGTCACCGACGAGGACGGGCGCCACCGCCTCGCGGCACCGCTCGACACGGCGGTCCCTTCCTCTCGCGGGGCCGGGGAGCCCGCCCCCGCCTGCGTCGTCGAGCAGGCGCTCGCCTCGCAGCAGATCCAGCGCCTGCCGGAGGTGCTGCTAGGGCACCAGGATCCGATGGAACTGCTGGCCGACGACGCCGCGGTCCGGACCCTGGAGCAGTTCTACGACACCGCGCCGTACTGCCGGTTCCACAACCGGCTCGCCCAGGCCCTGCTGCGCGAAATCGTCCAAGCCTGGCCGGCCGACCGGCCGCTGCGCGTCCTGGAAGTCGGAGCGGGCACCGGCGGCACCACCGCGGCCCTGCTGCCGCTGCTGCCCGCGGACCGCACCCACTACTGCTTCACCGACGTCTCGCCGGGCTTCTTCCCCCGCGCGAAAGCCCGGTTCGGCGCCTACGACTTCGTCGACTACCGCACCCTCGACCTGGACGCGGACCCCGCAGAACAGGCATTCACCCTGCAGGGCTTCGACATCGTGATCGCGGCCAACTCCCTCCACACGGCCAGGGACCTCGGCGCCGCCCTCCACCGGGTCGCCAACCTTCTGGCACCGCGCGGCGCCCTGCTCGCCGTCGAGGTGCACGACCCCGAGGTACTGGCCCCGTTCTTCGGTACGTTGGAGAGCTTCTACAGTCACCGTGACACGGAGCTGCGGCCGCACTCGCTCCTGCTGCCGCGCGATCAGTGGCCCGCGCTGCTGGAAGAGTGCGGCTTCGAGGACGTCGTCCAGGCAGGCTACGACCAGGTGCCCGCCCGGGACTACGGTTCCGTCCTGCTCGCCCGGGTCGCCGCCACCGGCTCCGACCCGAACACCGCTCCCCTCACGCTGCGCCTGCCCGAGGACCGGTCGAACACGACGTTCCTGGTCGCCGCGGAGTCACCGGACGCCCAGGCGCTGGCCGATGCTCTCGTCAGCACTGTCACCGCCGCCGGCGCTACGGCCACGGAACCGTTCCCCATGACCGAGACCGCAGCCGGCTGGGATGCCCACCTGGCCACAGCCCGCCAGAGCGAGGGCTCGGGAACCCTCGCCGTGGTGCTCGTCTTCGGTGAGGCGGCCGAAGACGCCCCGGACGCCGTGCTGGCACGTGCCGCCCGGCGGGCGGAGACGATACGCACCTGCGCCGTGGTGTGCGACCGCCTGCGCGAGGGCCTCCGGCCTGAACTGTGGCTGGTGACCCACCCCAGCGGCGTCGCCCCCCTGAAGGCGGAAGTCCCCCAGCCCGCGGACGCGGTGCTGTGGGGTCTGGGCCGCTGCCTGGCCAACGAGCTGCCCGGCCTCCACTGCCGACGGCTGGCCCTCCACCGCACCGGCGTCACCGGTGACGACGCAAGACGCCTGGCACAGGAGCTTTTCCGTCCCTCCGATGAGGACGAGGTCGTCCTCACCCCACAGGGCGGGTTCGTCCTGCGCGAGCAGAACCGGCCGGCAGCTGTACCCACCAGGGAAGACCTTGCCTTCGCCTTGAAGGTCCGCGACGCCGGGCTGTCCTACCGCCTCGCCTGGCAGGAGATCGAGCCCCGCGAGCCCGGTCCCGGTGAGGTGCTCGTCGAGGTGCGGGCCGCCGCCCTCAACTACCGCGACATCATGCAGAGTGTCGGCCTGCTACCGGCCGAAGCCACGGAAGAAACGACCTCCGAGGACGGCCCCGGACTGGAGTGCGCCGGCACCGTCGTGGCGTGTGGCCCGGGCGTGACGGCCCTGAAGGCCGGAGACCGCGTCGCCGGCCTGGCAGCCGCGTCCCTCGCCTCGCACACCGTGGCGCGCGCCGACGCCCTGTGGCCGGTACCGGACGACATGACCTGTACCGAGGCGGCCACCATGCCGGTGGCGTTCGCCACCGTCCACTACAGCCTCGTCACCCTGGCACGGATCCAAGCAGGCGAAACGCTCCTCGTACACGGGGCGGCCGGTGGCGTCGGACTGGCGGCCCTGCAGTACGCCACCGCATGTGGAGCGCACGTCATCGCCACCGCCGGCAGCAGCCTCAAGCGGGACTTCCTGCGCCAGCTCGGCATCCCCCACGTCCTCGACTCCCGCTCCCTCGACTTCGTCGAGCAGGTCGAGGAGATCACGCACGGTCGGGGGGTCGACGTCGTGCTCAACTCCCTGGCGGGCGAGGCCATCACCCGCAGCCTCGAACTGCTCCGGCCCGGCGGCCGGTTCCTGGAACTCGGCAAACGGGACATCTACGAAAACAAGCCGCTGTTGCTGCGCCCCTTCCGCAACAACATCGCCTTCTTCGGAGTGGACCTCACCAAGGCCCTCGACAGCCCCGCCCACCTGGAGAGTCTCCGCCGTGACCTGAAGTCCGCGACCCTGCGCGAGGCATGGCGGCCACTGCCGCACAGCGTCTTCCCCGCCGCACGGGTCGCCGACGCCTTCGCGCTCCTGCAGCACTCCCGTCACATCGGCAAGGTGGTCGTCGCCTTCGACCCGCTCGACGAGCCACCGCTCGTCGAACGCCGGCCCCGTGCCCCGCGCCTGGATCCGGACGGCACCTACCTCATCAGCGGCGGCACGGGCGGCTTCGGAGCGGCGACCGCACACTGGCTCGCCGACCTCGGAGCCCGGCACCTGACACTCGTCAGCCGCCGCGGTAGGGACGCACCGGAGTGCGAAGCCTGCCTCGCGGCGCTACGGGAGCGCGGGATCAGCGCCACGGCATACGCGGCTGATGTCACCGACCTGGCAGCCATGGAGGAAGTGGTGGCGAGGCTCGACGCCACCGGACACCCGCTGCGCGGTGTCGTCCACAGCGCGATGCACCTTGACGACGAACTGCTCGTCGACCTCGATGCCGAGCGGATGACCGCGGTCATGGCCCCGAAGATCGGCGGAGCAGCGGTGCTCGACGCTCTCACACGGGACCGGAGTTGCGACCTGTTCCTGCTGTACTCCTCCGGCACGGCCGTGATCGGCAACGTCAAGCAGGCCCCCTATGCCGCCGGGAACCTCTACCTGCAAGCCCTCGTCCGCAGCCGCCGCAGAAAGGGCCTGCCCGGCCTTGCGATCGCATGGGGTGCACTCGCCGAGACCGGCTATGTCGCGCGCAACGAGCTGGTCTCCTCCCTGGCGAGCGTCGGCCTGCAGACGATCCGCCCGGCCGAGGCGTTCGCCCAGGCTGAACACCTGCTGCAGGCCGACGCCGACGTGGCGGGTGTCGGCCGCTTCGACTGCGGGCGCGCCGCCGTCCTGCTCCCGATGATGGCGAGCCCCCGACTGGCGGGACTCGTACCGCCCGGGACCGCGAGCGGTGCGCCCAGCAGGGAGGACCTGCTCCGCAAGCTCGGCCAGATGACACAGGCAGAGGCGCTGGAGTACATCACCGACACCTTGGCCAGGATGCTCGCCGGCGTCCTGCAGATGGACGCCACCCAGATCGACCCGCACCACAGGGTCGACGCCTACGGCCTGGACTCGCTCATGGGTGCCGAACTCCTGGTCCAGCTCCAGCAGCACTACGAAGTGCAGATCCCGCCGATGGAGTTGCTGCGCAACGCCAACAGCTCCATCGCCGACATCGCGCAGATGGTGTACCTCCGGCTGGGACTGGCCCGCAGCACCGAGGCCCCCGCACTGCCGCCACCCCGAGCGGCCGATGCCCAGGCGCAGCTCCCGGCTCCGCACCCCGACCAGCCAGTCCCCAAGACGGACAGCCCTCCGGTCGCCACCTGA
- a CDS encoding MFS transporter yields MSQAPTTSTDSNPGKMGDAKRSWAVRRGLLWDSGPQRKLALAGFVNQLGTAAFLTTVPLYALRVIHLSIGQVGLGLSIAAVVGLIAGIPVGHLADRRWPRDILLITLLTQSLSMTSLLFAHSLWPFVLAVTVTDLAGSSGGAARGPLIRRFGGDEVPKFRSYLRSVAMLASTFGALAAGAAVQIDTDTAYRALILGNALTFLGSAAVLVRLPKLEPLPSPHEAGRWLALRDKPYVMFVVLDGIMWIHSEVLSYALPLWVVLRTEAPRWFVGLAIAVNTMMVVFLQIRTSRGIKGGTVAGPSIRRAGLAFLVGMSVIATASAVPGWAAVTIMLAGVAVHTVGSLWHAAGSLELRFRLAPAHAQGQYSGVFGMGMGLCYVVAPSLLGLLCVTWGTPGWLVMGGIFVASGIAMPYVIQWAGHSRETADSAD; encoded by the coding sequence GTGAGTCAAGCCCCCACCACGTCAACCGACAGCAACCCCGGGAAGATGGGCGATGCGAAACGATCCTGGGCGGTACGGCGGGGACTGCTGTGGGATTCCGGTCCCCAACGGAAGTTGGCCCTCGCCGGCTTCGTCAACCAGCTCGGCACCGCGGCCTTCCTGACGACCGTGCCGCTGTACGCGCTGCGGGTGATCCACCTGTCCATCGGGCAGGTCGGCCTCGGCCTCAGCATCGCGGCCGTGGTCGGACTGATCGCCGGTATCCCGGTAGGGCATCTCGCCGACCGTCGCTGGCCGCGGGACATCCTTCTCATCACGCTCCTGACCCAGAGCCTGTCTATGACGTCGCTGCTGTTCGCCCACTCGTTATGGCCGTTCGTCCTGGCCGTGACCGTGACCGACCTCGCCGGGTCGTCCGGCGGTGCGGCCCGTGGCCCGTTGATCCGCCGCTTCGGCGGTGACGAGGTACCGAAATTCCGCTCCTACCTGCGGTCGGTGGCCATGCTCGCCAGCACCTTCGGCGCGCTGGCGGCCGGTGCGGCGGTGCAGATCGATACGGACACCGCATACCGCGCCCTCATCCTCGGCAACGCACTGACGTTCCTCGGCAGTGCCGCCGTCCTGGTCAGGCTGCCCAAGCTCGAACCCCTGCCGTCCCCGCACGAGGCAGGCCGGTGGCTCGCGCTCAGGGACAAGCCGTACGTGATGTTCGTCGTGCTCGACGGCATCATGTGGATCCACAGCGAGGTACTGTCCTACGCCCTGCCGCTGTGGGTGGTTCTGCGCACAGAAGCGCCACGCTGGTTCGTCGGCCTGGCGATCGCGGTCAACACCATGATGGTGGTGTTCCTGCAGATACGTACGAGTCGCGGGATCAAGGGCGGCACGGTCGCCGGCCCGAGCATCCGCCGTGCCGGTCTCGCGTTCCTGGTCGGCATGTCCGTCATCGCGACGGCCTCCGCAGTGCCCGGCTGGGCCGCCGTGACGATCATGCTGGCCGGCGTTGCCGTTCACACAGTGGGCTCGCTGTGGCATGCGGCCGGGTCGCTGGAGCTCCGGTTCCGGCTGGCTCCCGCGCATGCCCAGGGCCAGTACTCCGGAGTGTTCGGCATGGGCATGGGCCTGTGCTACGTCGTCGCACCGAGCCTGCTCGGCCTGCTCTGCGTGACCTGGGGGACGCCCGGCTGGCTCGTGATGGGCGGCATATTCGTCGCTTCCGGTATCGCCATGCCGTACGTGATCCAGTGGGCCGGCCACAGCCGGGAGACAGCGGATAGTGCCGACTGA